In Thermosinus carboxydivorans Nor1, a genomic segment contains:
- the nuoK gene encoding NADH-quinone oxidoreductase subunit NuoK, giving the protein MTIGLAHFLVVGAVLFGLGLYGLFTKRNTVAILMCIELMLNAVNLNMLAFSRFVTPETFVGQIFAIFNITVAAAEVAVGLALIFSICRDRASVYADDLDWMKW; this is encoded by the coding sequence GTGACGATAGGTCTGGCGCATTTCCTGGTTGTTGGCGCTGTCCTGTTTGGCCTGGGTCTGTATGGCCTGTTTACCAAGCGCAACACGGTGGCGATCCTTATGTGCATCGAACTGATGCTGAATGCCGTCAATCTCAATATGCTTGCTTTCTCCCGCTTCGTTACCCCTGAGACCTTTGTCGGTCAGATTTTTGCCATCTTCAATATCACCGTAGCGGCTGCAGAGGTGGCGGTGGGTTTGGCGCTCATTTTCAGCATTTGTCGCGACCGCGCTTCGGTTTATGCTGACGACCTTGACTGGATGAAATGGTAA